In a single window of the Papaver somniferum cultivar HN1 chromosome 8, ASM357369v1, whole genome shotgun sequence genome:
- the LOC113302972 gene encoding 60S acidic ribosomal protein P1-like, producing MSSGGEIACTYACLILHDDGIPVTAEKIATLVKKANVQCESYWPSLFAKLVEKRNIEDLITNIGSGGGCGAVAVSAPAGGGAAAPAAPAAEEKKEEAKEESDDDMGFSLFD from the exons ATGTCTTCAGGAGGAGAGATCGCTTGCACTTACGCCTGCTTGATCCTTCACGACGATGGAATTCCCGTCACT GCTGAGAAGATTGCTACTTTGGTAAAGAAAGCCAATGTCCAATGTGAGTCATACTGGCCAAGCCTATTTGCTAAGTTGGTTGAGAAGAGAAACATTGAAGACTTGATCACCAACATTGGAtccggtggtggttgtggtgctgtTGCTGTCTCAGCTCCAGCAGGTGGTGGTGCTGCTGCACCAGCTGCACCCGCAGCTGAGGAGAAAAAG GAGGAAGCCAAGGAAGAAAGTGATGATGATATGGGATTCAGCTTATTCGATTAG